A genomic segment from Streptomyces sp. NBC_01233 encodes:
- a CDS encoding DUF3344 domain-containing protein, translating into MGSSRRILGTLGLLSCLTLSVNAPAAWAAPAPKELPRVPFTQRYQSVQHGGLVRASNSGISCRKEESPQAEPCAEVKRGAAGVNSDFEMFYSEVDKDPDTYNSTRAELKVPQGAKVSYARLYWGGNLRVGEQKPPEDNGRVLVAEPSGEYKEVLADTVMGHRTDAGSDAYQASADVTPLVRKGGAGMWTVAQLNIAMGHSEVGAWGGWTLVVAYEHPQEPVRRISLWDGFEGIAARAGDGTVEIEGLDAPAGSSGRVGVVAYDGDRGTLGDSLTVTADSGRRVSLSDGENPFNDVMNSTISEFGDRSFVRQPEHMNNLGYDADVFDLSPALSGGARSLNFRFTGESQGHFLGVLFVQTDARR; encoded by the coding sequence ATGGGTTCCTCCCGCAGAATCCTCGGCACGCTTGGTCTGCTGTCCTGCCTGACCCTTTCCGTGAACGCCCCGGCGGCGTGGGCAGCGCCCGCTCCCAAGGAGCTGCCGCGGGTGCCGTTCACCCAGCGTTACCAGTCCGTGCAGCACGGCGGGCTGGTACGGGCCTCCAACTCCGGCATCAGCTGCCGCAAGGAGGAGTCCCCGCAGGCCGAGCCGTGCGCCGAGGTGAAGCGCGGCGCGGCCGGCGTCAACAGCGACTTCGAGATGTTCTACAGCGAGGTCGACAAGGATCCGGACACCTACAACTCCACCCGCGCCGAGCTCAAGGTCCCCCAAGGCGCGAAGGTCTCGTACGCCCGTCTCTACTGGGGCGGGAACCTGCGGGTGGGCGAGCAGAAGCCGCCGGAGGACAACGGCCGGGTGCTGGTCGCCGAGCCCAGCGGCGAGTACAAGGAGGTCCTCGCCGACACCGTGATGGGTCACCGCACGGACGCGGGCAGCGATGCCTACCAGGCCTCCGCCGACGTGACCCCGCTGGTCCGCAAGGGCGGCGCCGGCATGTGGACGGTCGCCCAGCTCAACATCGCCATGGGCCACTCCGAGGTGGGGGCCTGGGGCGGCTGGACGCTGGTCGTCGCCTACGAGCACCCGCAGGAGCCGGTCCGCCGGATCTCGCTGTGGGACGGCTTCGAGGGGATCGCCGCCCGAGCGGGCGACGGAACGGTCGAGATCGAGGGCCTGGACGCGCCGGCCGGGTCCTCGGGCCGGGTCGGGGTGGTCGCGTACGACGGGGACCGGGGCACCCTCGGAGATTCACTCACCGTGACGGCCGACAGTGGGCGCCGGGTGAGCCTCAGCGACGGAGAAAATCCTTTCAATGATGTCATGAATTCCACGATCTCGGAATTCGGAGACCGCTCGTTCGTGCGACAGCCCGAACATATGAATAATCTCGGATATGACGCGGACGTGTTCGACCTGAGTCCCGCACTGTCCGGTGGCGCCCGCAGCCTGAACTTCAGGTTCACGGGTGAAAGTCAGGGTCATTTCCTCGGTGTGCTCTTCGTTCAGACAGACGCGCGCCGCTGA
- a CDS encoding chaplin: MKKRLVRGTTIAVAGAAMLMGGAGLASAHGGDGATAKGFTGGSPGVLSGNLLQVPVDDPVNVCGNTVNVIALLNPSFGNTCVNA, from the coding sequence ATGAAGAAGAGGCTGGTGCGCGGCACCACCATCGCCGTCGCGGGCGCCGCCATGCTGATGGGCGGCGCGGGCCTCGCCTCCGCGCACGGCGGGGACGGAGCGACGGCCAAGGGCTTCACCGGCGGGTCCCCCGGCGTCCTGAGCGGCAACCTGCTCCAGGTCCCCGTCGACGACCCGGTGAACGTCTGCGGCAACACCGTGAACGTGATCGCCCTCCTGAACCCCTCGTTCGGCAACACCTGTGTGAACGCCTGA